The Candidatus Saccharimonadia bacterium genomic interval GTCGAGCGCAAACTTGGGATCGTCGCACCGCGGGTTCAAGAACGTCACCAACCGCTCCACGCGATGCGGAAACAGCGCAATAGCCGCCCCGCCCGCCACCGCCCCGCCCGCCAGCACCGTACCCAGATGATTCAGCCGCATACCCGCCGCATAGAACATCCCCAACGCCGCCAGCAGCAGCACCATCATCGTTCCCATATCGCGCTGCAGAATCACAATCACAAAACAAGCCGCCCCGATCATAATGCAAAATGGCACCACCCCGTCCCACCACGACCGAATATCCTGCTGCCGTCGCTCAAACCACACCGCTAAGTACAAAATGAGCGCCAGCTTAAGCAGCTCGGCCGGCTGCACCGACACGGGCCCCAGCTGAATCCACCGCGTGGCCCCATGCGAGCTCTGCGACAGCCCCGGCACGAGCAGCGCCGCCACCGCCACCCCGGCCACGAGCAGCAGCTTGGGCGCCCACCGCCGCCACACCGGATACGGAATAGCCGTGGCCACGATCCACCCCACGAGCCCGAGCAGCACGTAGCGAATTTGATTGACAAAGTAATAGTTTTGGTTGGTATTGCCCAGCAATTTATGGCTCAATATAGGGCTAATCGAGTACATCATGATGAGCCCGCCGGCCAACAGCACCGTAACAACCAACGCAATCACATAATCAATATGATGCGCCCGAACGGCCGGTGACCCTCCTATCGCGCTCACGACACTTTATTCCCCAGCAG includes:
- the ftsW gene encoding putative lipid II flippase FtsW, whose amino-acid sequence is MSAIGGSPAVRAHHIDYVIALVVTVLLAGGLIMMYSISPILSHKLLGNTNQNYYFVNQIRYVLLGLVGWIVATAIPYPVWRRWAPKLLLVAGVAVAALLVPGLSQSSHGATRWIQLGPVSVQPAELLKLALILYLAVWFERRQQDIRSWWDGVVPFCIMIGAACFVIVILQRDMGTMMVLLLAALGMFYAAGMRLNHLGTVLAGGAVAGGAAIALFPHRVERLVTFLNPRCDDPKFALDSSLHVCQALLGVGSGGLIGLGLGHSIQVYGYLPEAANDSIFAIIAEEFGLIGSIAVVGLFGLLVYRGLRVARAAPDVFARLVATGISLWLLFQSIINIGAMLSLVPLTGIPLPFISYGGTSLVVSLFAAGILLNISKYTVREVSDASSRERRGISRPHFADTGNQRRVKVAR